A single genomic interval of Rosistilla ulvae harbors:
- a CDS encoding pentapeptide repeat-containing protein produces MSVGPVDRINDIILTGIILTGIVLTGIVLTGIVLTSIILTSIILTGVILTGVILTGVILTGVILTGVILTGVILSSVILSSVVEDIACVVALFAE; encoded by the coding sequence GTGTCCGTCGGTCCCGTCGATCGAATTAATGACATCATCCTGACCGGCATCATCCTGACCGGCATCGTCCTGACCGGCATCGTCCTGACCGGCATCGTCCTGACCAGCATCATCCTGACCAGCATCATCCTGACCGGCGTCATCCTGACCGGCGTCATCCTGACCGGCGTCATCCTGACCGGCGTCATCCTGACCGGCGTCATCCTGACCGGCGTCATCCTGTCCAGCGTCATCCTGTCCAGCGTCGTCGAAGATATCGCATGCGTCGTCGCCCTCTTTGCCGAATAA
- a CDS encoding AAA family ATPase produces the protein MQSNNDIDERIRAVAGRPLSATDRSAEQAAGRPIVYLMRGLPSCGKSTTARRIAGADGIVIETDAYFQGEKPGPEHYSFAPDRLETARQWTLDAFRDALAKRISPIVIDRGNGRNPESKIYAQLADQAGYKIALCEPESPWWNEIRVLMRYRPATDPVLDAWADELSRISRSTHRVSSRTIRRWMDHWVDDLAVEQILNC, from the coding sequence GTGCAAAGTAACAACGATATCGATGAACGGATTCGAGCGGTCGCAGGCCGACCGCTCTCGGCGACGGATCGATCCGCGGAACAGGCGGCGGGGCGACCGATCGTTTATCTGATGCGAGGTTTGCCTTCGTGTGGGAAGAGTACGACAGCGCGTCGGATCGCCGGCGCCGATGGCATCGTGATCGAAACCGATGCGTACTTTCAAGGCGAAAAACCGGGCCCCGAACACTACAGTTTTGCCCCCGATCGATTGGAGACCGCGCGGCAATGGACGCTCGATGCGTTCCGCGATGCCCTGGCGAAACGCATCTCGCCGATCGTGATCGATCGCGGCAACGGACGGAATCCCGAATCAAAGATCTACGCCCAACTGGCCGATCAGGCGGGGTACAAGATCGCGTTGTGCGAGCCCGAATCCCCTTGGTGGAACGAGATCCGCGTGCTAATGCGTTACCGACCGGCGACCGATCCCGTGTTAGACGCCTGGGCCGACGAACTGTCTCGGATCAGCCGCAGCACGCATCGCGTCTCTTCCCGAACGATCCGCCGCTGGATGGACCACTGGGTCGACGACTTGGCTGTCGAACAGATTCTCAACTGCTAA
- a CDS encoding PVC-type heme-binding CxxCH protein: MLRIYFGWLAAFWCGTLLAQSTTNQGDATQGNPVAYLDAYSDSYYPHADFAKLTTPQWVGEPGVEAVVTLGIDDMRDTAKYETYLRPILNRLKQIDGRAPVSIMSCQVDPADPQLQAWLEEGLSIETHTIDHPCPCLQAGDFAKAKSTYDRCVDLMSSIPNSRPVAFRFPCMDSQNTPSPRGFAEIINKTTPGGNFLQASTSVVCVFTSRDPQLPRSLTLTDKGEERFERYIPFPSFVNKIENYPYPYVIGKLCWEFPCTIPDDWQAQNIQQPKNPRTVDDIVAAIDATVIKQGIANIVFHPYEWIRSEQIAEVVDRVNTKYGKRVKFLTFKECIDRINKNLLADQPIRRPDGGGDNGVRIVDLNRDGFVDVMIGNEDRKLARIWQPKTRQWREQESPVQFTAAGDANQRVDLGVRFGQLSRDASVSLLVNNAKDQSIYRVSDDGIERSPLPEPLAAVKTSVDGVDQGVRMRDLDRDGISEVLVANAQTRQVYSLDSDGNWKSDPEPLPFAIVDETGSDNGLRFVDLDKDGYDDMIVSNTRQSAIQLYDSATGNFTRDVQPTTEIPLIVRAGTNNGAWFAADHMWLQNEDTHRLPDGVDRRTFAELIGNADPGPRSPDLSWRSIQVRPGFTVELVAAEPLVMDPVALDWGPDGKLWVAEMADYPLGLDDKGKPGGRVRYLEDTDGDGTYDKSTLFLDNIPYPTGVIAYRDGVIVSAAPTIFYAGDSDGDGTADVRTELYHGFTQGNQQHLVNGFERGLDNWLYLANGDSGGTVESKQTGKTIDIRGQDLRIRPEDGSLDVQAGQTQFGRHRDDHGNWFGCNNSVPVRHYVFADHYLRRNPLVAPPASGRNIARLDNTQLFPISRVLSHWSGYKPPVAGSGHQFTSACSTMVYRDDLLGPEFQQNTFTCEPVHNAVHRRQLVPQGVTFESVRPADEAGIEFMASSDSWFRPSTVTTGPDGALWVADMYRLVIEHPEWIDDQREKELFLRAGHDRGRIYRIYPSDKKPRPITKLGSMSNDKLVDQLASPNGRTRDLAQAILIDRADASVVPMLQATAKTSEAPLARLHAICTLDGLAALDVATLQTAIADPHPTVRRHAIRLSESFLANGDTASDELLSALIACDATDPHVRLQLANSLGFSESPRATQLLAKIASDSVSDGNIRAAVISSLSPQNLADFHAAIEQYPAAAKAFESPILQMAVRSKDAKFLSQRVGEMIAAIDGKPTADQLDSLSGTLASIRQQNVSLNEGIQSQIDRIVRDATNWATDTGADVPRRVAAIEMIASLGNSTNNLLGLVDAAEPIEVQVAASRVLAAKQPAVILELLESLSPSVRTAILETVLSREASALILIDSLQAKRLPPQTLGASQRRQLVSHASAKVKAAAGKLFGESSSAADKQMLMKQYEGAGPQHGDASRGAAIFTKHCAACHRVREIGHPIGPDLTSLKDRSPVAMLTAILDPNAAVEDKYRGYSVLTIDGVATAGIIANESSTAIELQMQEGKRKTILREDIEQIQNTGTSLMPEGFEKLIPVNQMNDLLAFLDDVGPPAKPFDGNHPATVLPAADGNLSLTATASRIYGDRCVFESKYKNIGHWGSPRDRAEWTLEVAAAGSYEVWLDYACADGTAGNRFQFRCGNETLTGTVASTGSWDDYKQVKIGAIQLPASTLTASLQATEDLNKWLLDLRAITLKPVE; encoded by the coding sequence ATGCTGCGGATCTATTTTGGCTGGCTCGCGGCGTTCTGGTGCGGAACGCTGCTCGCCCAATCGACGACGAATCAAGGCGATGCAACACAAGGCAATCCCGTTGCCTATCTCGACGCCTATTCCGATTCCTATTATCCCCACGCCGACTTTGCCAAGCTGACGACGCCGCAATGGGTTGGCGAACCGGGCGTCGAAGCGGTGGTGACGCTGGGGATCGACGACATGCGCGACACCGCGAAATACGAGACCTATCTGCGGCCGATCCTAAACCGGTTGAAACAGATCGACGGCCGCGCGCCGGTCAGCATCATGTCCTGCCAGGTCGACCCCGCCGATCCTCAGCTGCAAGCTTGGCTGGAGGAAGGACTGTCGATCGAAACGCACACCATCGACCATCCCTGTCCGTGCCTGCAAGCGGGCGACTTTGCCAAAGCCAAATCGACCTACGACCGCTGTGTCGACCTGATGTCATCGATTCCGAACAGCCGTCCCGTCGCGTTCCGCTTTCCCTGCATGGATTCCCAAAACACACCCAGCCCGCGCGGGTTTGCCGAAATCATTAACAAGACGACGCCTGGTGGCAATTTCCTGCAGGCGAGCACGTCGGTCGTCTGCGTCTTCACGTCGCGCGATCCGCAACTGCCACGCTCGCTTACGCTGACCGACAAGGGTGAGGAACGCTTTGAGCGCTACATCCCCTTCCCTTCGTTTGTCAACAAGATCGAGAACTACCCCTACCCGTATGTGATCGGGAAGCTGTGTTGGGAATTCCCCTGCACGATCCCCGACGACTGGCAGGCGCAGAACATTCAACAACCGAAGAATCCGCGAACCGTCGACGACATAGTCGCCGCGATCGATGCGACGGTGATCAAGCAGGGAATCGCCAACATCGTCTTTCATCCGTACGAATGGATTCGCAGCGAACAGATCGCCGAAGTCGTCGACCGGGTGAACACGAAGTATGGTAAGCGAGTCAAATTCCTGACCTTCAAGGAATGCATCGACCGGATCAATAAGAACCTGCTGGCCGACCAACCGATTCGCCGCCCCGACGGTGGTGGCGACAATGGAGTCCGGATCGTCGACCTCAACCGCGACGGTTTCGTCGATGTGATGATCGGCAACGAAGATCGCAAGCTGGCCCGGATTTGGCAGCCGAAAACTCGGCAGTGGCGCGAGCAGGAAAGCCCCGTCCAGTTCACAGCCGCTGGCGACGCAAACCAGCGCGTCGACCTGGGCGTTCGGTTTGGCCAGCTGTCGCGCGACGCTAGCGTTTCGCTGCTGGTGAACAATGCGAAGGACCAATCGATCTATCGTGTCAGTGACGATGGAATCGAGCGAAGTCCGTTGCCCGAGCCGCTTGCCGCCGTGAAGACTAGCGTCGACGGTGTCGATCAAGGCGTGCGGATGCGCGATCTCGATCGCGATGGGATCTCCGAAGTCTTGGTCGCCAATGCACAGACGCGGCAGGTCTACTCGTTGGACAGCGACGGCAACTGGAAATCGGATCCGGAGCCGCTGCCGTTTGCCATCGTCGATGAAACGGGCAGCGACAACGGCTTGCGATTTGTCGACCTCGACAAAGATGGCTACGACGACATGATTGTCTCCAACACCCGCCAGTCGGCGATTCAGTTGTACGACAGCGCGACTGGCAACTTCACACGCGACGTGCAACCAACGACCGAGATACCTTTGATCGTCCGAGCCGGCACGAACAACGGAGCTTGGTTTGCCGCCGATCACATGTGGCTGCAGAACGAAGATACGCACCGCTTGCCCGATGGCGTCGACCGCCGCACCTTTGCCGAATTGATCGGCAACGCCGATCCGGGACCGCGGAGTCCCGATTTGTCATGGCGCTCGATTCAAGTTCGCCCCGGCTTTACGGTGGAATTGGTTGCCGCCGAACCTTTAGTGATGGATCCCGTTGCCTTGGACTGGGGCCCCGACGGCAAGCTGTGGGTCGCGGAGATGGCCGATTATCCGCTGGGGTTGGACGACAAGGGGAAGCCGGGAGGCCGCGTCCGTTACCTCGAGGATACCGATGGCGACGGGACTTACGATAAATCGACGTTGTTCTTGGACAACATCCCGTATCCGACCGGCGTGATCGCCTACCGCGACGGCGTGATCGTCAGCGCCGCGCCGACGATTTTCTACGCCGGCGACAGCGATGGCGATGGCACCGCGGACGTTCGCACCGAACTCTACCACGGCTTCACTCAAGGCAACCAGCAGCATTTGGTCAACGGATTCGAACGCGGTTTGGACAACTGGCTGTATCTGGCCAATGGGGACAGCGGCGGCACGGTCGAATCGAAACAGACCGGCAAGACGATCGATATCCGCGGCCAGGATCTGCGGATCCGCCCCGAGGATGGTTCGCTGGACGTGCAAGCTGGGCAGACGCAATTTGGCCGCCACCGCGATGATCACGGCAATTGGTTCGGATGCAACAATTCGGTCCCCGTTCGGCATTACGTGTTTGCTGATCATTATCTGCGACGCAATCCGTTGGTCGCTCCTCCCGCCTCGGGGCGGAACATCGCTCGGCTCGATAACACTCAATTGTTTCCGATCTCGCGCGTGCTGAGTCATTGGTCGGGGTACAAGCCGCCGGTCGCCGGCAGCGGGCATCAGTTCACGTCAGCCTGCAGCACGATGGTCTATCGCGACGACCTGTTGGGACCGGAGTTCCAACAAAATACATTCACTTGCGAACCGGTTCACAATGCAGTCCACCGGCGCCAGTTGGTCCCTCAAGGCGTGACGTTTGAGAGCGTTCGACCGGCGGACGAAGCGGGGATCGAGTTCATGGCTTCCAGCGACAGTTGGTTCCGGCCGTCGACAGTCACCACCGGCCCCGACGGTGCGCTCTGGGTTGCCGACATGTATCGCCTTGTCATCGAACATCCCGAATGGATCGACGACCAACGCGAAAAGGAACTCTTCCTCCGCGCTGGCCACGATCGCGGCAGGATCTATCGGATCTATCCAAGCGACAAGAAACCACGACCGATTACCAAATTGGGATCGATGAGCAACGACAAGCTCGTCGACCAACTCGCCTCGCCCAACGGCCGCACCCGCGATCTCGCGCAAGCGATCCTGATCGATCGCGCCGATGCCAGCGTCGTTCCGATGTTGCAAGCGACCGCCAAAACGTCTGAAGCTCCGCTGGCTCGGCTGCATGCGATCTGCACACTCGACGGCCTTGCTGCCTTAGACGTTGCAACCTTGCAAACCGCAATCGCCGATCCCCATCCAACCGTCCGCCGCCATGCGATTCGATTGTCCGAATCCTTCCTGGCCAATGGCGATACCGCCAGCGACGAACTGCTCTCGGCGCTCATCGCCTGCGACGCGACCGATCCCCATGTTCGCTTGCAACTAGCCAATTCGTTGGGCTTCTCGGAATCGCCGCGAGCGACGCAGTTGTTAGCTAAAATCGCCAGCGATTCGGTGAGCGATGGCAACATCCGCGCGGCGGTGATCAGCTCGCTGAGCCCTCAAAACCTGGCCGATTTCCACGCGGCGATCGAGCAATATCCGGCGGCAGCGAAAGCGTTCGAGTCGCCGATTTTGCAGATGGCGGTGCGAAGCAAAGATGCCAAGTTTTTGTCGCAGCGCGTGGGCGAGATGATTGCAGCGATCGATGGCAAACCAACAGCGGACCAGCTCGATTCGCTCAGCGGCACGCTGGCGTCGATCCGGCAACAAAACGTCTCGCTCAACGAAGGCATTCAATCACAGATCGATCGGATCGTCCGCGATGCCACGAATTGGGCAACCGATACCGGCGCCGACGTTCCCCGCCGCGTAGCCGCTATCGAAATGATCGCGTCGCTCGGAAACAGCACCAACAACCTGCTTGGGCTCGTCGATGCGGCAGAGCCGATCGAAGTCCAAGTCGCAGCGTCGCGAGTGCTTGCCGCCAAGCAACCCGCAGTGATTTTGGAGCTTCTGGAATCGCTAAGTCCCAGCGTGCGGACGGCGATCCTGGAGACAGTCCTCTCGCGCGAAGCATCGGCGTTGATCCTTATCGACTCGCTACAAGCGAAGCGTCTGCCGCCGCAAACGCTTGGTGCCAGCCAGCGTCGGCAGCTGGTGTCGCACGCCAGCGCAAAAGTCAAAGCGGCGGCTGGCAAATTGTTTGGCGAATCGAGCTCGGCAGCCGACAAACAGATGCTGATGAAACAATACGAAGGGGCAGGCCCGCAGCATGGCGATGCGTCGCGTGGCGCGGCGATCTTCACGAAGCATTGTGCCGCGTGTCACCGCGTACGAGAGATTGGCCATCCGATCGGCCCCGATCTGACAAGCCTCAAGGATCGATCTCCCGTTGCGATGCTGACAGCGATCCTCGATCCCAACGCGGCGGTCGAAGACAAGTACCGCGGCTACAGCGTGCTGACAATCGATGGCGTCGCGACCGCTGGGATTATCGCCAATGAATCGAGCACGGCGATCGAATTGCAAATGCAGGAGGGGAAGCGGAAGACGATCCTCCGCGAGGATATCGAACAGATTCAAAATACCGGCACGTCGCTGATGCCCGAAGGTTTTGAAAAGCTGATCCCCGTCAATCAGATGAACGATCTGCTCGCCTTCCTGGACGATGTCGGTCCGCCGGCCAAGCCGTTTGACGGTAACCATCCCGCGACGGTTCTGCCGGCTGCCGATGGAAACCTTTCGCTGACGGCGACCGCGAGCCGGATCTATGGCGATCGCTGCGTCTTCGAATCGAAATACAAAAACATCGGCCACTGGGGCAGCCCGCGGGATCGTGCCGAGTGGACGTTGGAGGTCGCTGCGGCGGGCAGCTATGAAGTCTGGCTGGACTACGCCTGCGCCGACGGCACGGCAGGGAATCGGTTCCAGTTCCGATGTGGCAACGAAACGCTGACCGGCACCGTCGCCAGCACCGGATCGTGGGACGATTACAAGCAGGTGAAAATTGGTGCAATCCAATTGCCAGCGTCGACGTTGACTGCCAGTCTGCAAGCGACGGAAGATCTGAATAAGTGGCTGCTGGATCTGCGAGCGATCACGCTGAAACCTGTCGAGTAG
- a CDS encoding ABC transporter ATP-binding protein, protein MHPESSRQRFDQYRQEFREKRSSGGNPHSASPSPHSDRGTNRQRSFFQLFTEFWGLLGRYRGRVILGLATLSVATLLRLVPPAATKLAIDCVLTDPAKPMPAFLQGFAWPEEKMSLLVAIALGAAFFTACATVIQLWGRWLATKTVNQVQISIRRKVFDHAIRLPLTRVYKLKSGGAASLIREDAGGIADLIFSMLYNPWRAIIQFVGSLIILMLVDWKLMLGGLLLLPGVYITHRTWINRIRPMFKDIRKQRQHIDAGATETFGGIRIVRTFARARSESNRFVREGTMLVRQQLFTWWWSRAIEIIWEVVIPLASTGLLLYGGSQIINGELTLGDLMMFLVYLTMLLDPIAALAGSAVTFQNNLAGLDRVLDVLESPRELPTNPTAVSLRKEEVAGAITLENVGFHYPDTESMVLQDVCLEIQPGQTVALVGRSGAGKTTLTNLIARFYDPVSGAIRLDGRDLRDIRLESFRKLLGIVEQDVFLFDGTIRDNIGYARRDASLAEVQAAAQAAAAAEFIEKLPEGYESWIGERGVKLSGGQRQRLAIARAILADPKILILDEATSNLDSESERLIQDSLGYLLQNRTSIVIAHRLSTIIHADKIVVMEEGRVVQVGTHQELMSQNGRYQEMVHLQMQPMPHANGQPTP, encoded by the coding sequence ATGCATCCAGAATCCTCACGCCAGCGTTTCGACCAGTACCGCCAAGAATTTCGAGAAAAACGAAGCTCCGGTGGCAATCCTCACTCGGCGAGTCCAAGCCCTCACAGCGATCGCGGCACCAACCGCCAGCGTTCCTTCTTCCAGTTGTTCACCGAATTTTGGGGGCTGTTGGGGCGATATCGCGGACGCGTGATCCTGGGGCTGGCGACGTTATCGGTGGCCACGCTGCTGCGTCTGGTCCCGCCGGCGGCGACTAAGTTGGCGATCGATTGCGTACTGACCGATCCGGCCAAACCGATGCCCGCTTTCCTGCAAGGGTTCGCCTGGCCCGAGGAGAAGATGTCGCTGCTGGTAGCGATCGCGCTGGGAGCCGCCTTTTTTACAGCTTGCGCCACGGTGATCCAATTGTGGGGCCGCTGGCTGGCGACGAAGACCGTCAATCAGGTTCAAATCTCGATCCGTCGCAAGGTCTTTGACCATGCGATCCGATTGCCCCTGACCCGAGTCTACAAACTGAAGAGCGGCGGAGCGGCGAGCCTGATCCGCGAGGATGCCGGCGGGATCGCCGACCTGATTTTCAGCATGTTGTACAACCCGTGGCGTGCGATCATTCAGTTCGTGGGCAGCTTGATCATCTTGATGTTGGTCGACTGGAAACTGATGCTCGGCGGGCTGCTGCTGTTGCCCGGCGTCTACATCACCCACCGCACCTGGATCAACCGGATCCGGCCGATGTTCAAAGACATCCGCAAGCAGCGGCAACACATCGACGCGGGAGCGACCGAAACGTTTGGCGGGATCCGCATCGTCCGCACCTTTGCTCGCGCCCGCAGCGAATCGAACCGCTTCGTCCGCGAGGGGACGATGCTGGTTCGGCAACAATTGTTCACATGGTGGTGGAGCCGCGCGATCGAGATTATTTGGGAGGTCGTGATTCCGCTGGCGTCGACGGGGCTGCTGCTGTACGGCGGTTCGCAGATCATCAACGGCGAACTCACTCTCGGCGATCTGATGATGTTCCTGGTCTATCTGACGATGCTGTTGGACCCGATCGCCGCGCTAGCCGGCAGCGCGGTCACGTTCCAGAACAACCTGGCGGGACTCGATCGCGTGCTGGACGTTTTGGAAAGCCCACGCGAGCTGCCGACCAATCCGACGGCGGTCAGTCTGCGGAAAGAAGAGGTTGCCGGTGCGATCACGTTGGAAAACGTCGGCTTCCACTATCCCGATACCGAATCGATGGTCCTTCAGGACGTTTGTTTGGAGATCCAGCCTGGGCAGACGGTCGCGTTGGTCGGACGCAGCGGCGCCGGGAAGACGACGCTGACGAATCTGATCGCCCGGTTTTACGATCCCGTTTCCGGCGCGATCCGTTTGGATGGCCGCGACCTGCGCGACATTCGTTTAGAGAGTTTTCGCAAGCTGCTGGGGATCGTCGAACAAGATGTCTTTCTGTTCGACGGGACGATCCGCGACAACATCGGTTACGCCCGACGCGATGCTTCGCTGGCCGAAGTGCAAGCGGCGGCGCAGGCGGCTGCGGCTGCGGAGTTTATCGAAAAGCTGCCCGAAGGCTACGAGAGCTGGATCGGCGAACGGGGCGTCAAGCTGAGCGGAGGCCAGCGACAACGGCTGGCGATCGCTCGAGCGATCCTCGCCGATCCGAAGATCTTGATCCTGGACGAAGCGACCAGCAATCTCGACAGCGAAAGCGAACGACTGATCCAAGACAGTCTCGGCTACCTTCTGCAGAACCGGACCTCGATCGTGATCGCTCACCGCTTGAGTACGATCATCCATGCCGACAAGATCGTGGTGATGGAAGAGGGACGCGTCGTGCAAGTCGGCACGCACCAAGAACTGATGTCGCAAAACGGTCGCTACCAAGAAATGGTCCATCTGCAGATGCAACCGATGCCGCACGCCAATGGCCAGCCGACACCGTAA
- a CDS encoding Crp/Fnr family transcriptional regulator, whose amino-acid sequence MPNKMWHLKNCDLFARLLPEQIERLEMRSRSRSFRARSPIYLPSEKADSVFLLTKGLVKVCNHTPDGKQSILAFVEPGELFGELALFADAAREEYVEAVEAATVVMIPAIELQELMSQHGGVAFAITKMIGLRRSRIERRLKNLLFLSNRDRLIHLLLDLAEQFGAVADDGIRLRINLAHQEIANLLGSTRETVTILLGQLRAEGFIHVGRRKIVLTDPQRLSQTVQRKIPYQLLT is encoded by the coding sequence ATGCCTAATAAAATGTGGCACCTGAAAAACTGTGACCTCTTCGCTCGGCTTCTGCCCGAACAGATCGAGCGGCTCGAAATGCGCAGTCGCTCGCGTTCGTTTCGAGCCCGCAGCCCGATCTACCTTCCCAGCGAAAAAGCGGACAGCGTGTTCCTGTTGACCAAGGGATTGGTCAAAGTCTGCAACCACACCCCCGATGGCAAGCAATCGATTTTGGCGTTTGTCGAGCCAGGGGAATTGTTTGGCGAGTTGGCGTTGTTTGCCGATGCGGCGCGCGAGGAATACGTCGAAGCGGTCGAGGCGGCGACGGTGGTAATGATTCCTGCGATCGAACTGCAAGAGTTGATGTCGCAGCACGGCGGCGTCGCGTTTGCCATCACAAAAATGATCGGCTTGCGACGCAGCCGAATCGAACGCCGACTAAAGAACTTGTTATTCCTTTCCAACCGCGACCGACTGATCCATCTGCTCCTCGACCTCGCCGAACAATTTGGAGCGGTCGCCGACGATGGGATCCGGCTGCGGATCAACCTCGCCCACCAGGAGATCGCCAACCTCCTAGGCAGCACGCGAGAAACCGTCACGATCCTGCTGGGCCAACTGCGTGCCGAAGGTTTCATCCACGTCGGCCGCCGCAAGATCGTACTGACCGACCCGCAGCGACTCTCGCAAACCGTGCAGCGCAAAATCCCCTACCAACTGCTCACCTGA
- a CDS encoding eL24 family ribosomal protein, with protein sequence MLHQRPRLRSLLTATTLSTCLIIAPQADAQSGTRAPRPTPPAASGGSQSRAAQPPAGGSQSRMAQAKIAMDGYCPVCVIDMKKWVRGTTQFQANYDGKTYLFPGEEQKQVFLADPAKYVPALGGDCTVCSVNMSQRMPGTVQHSALYGGRLFLFPGEEQKAAFRADPKKYANIDLAMNGLCSVCRVEMQQDVPGKPEIATVHQGLRYLFPSDDQRKMFLANPAKYAVPNNAPLN encoded by the coding sequence ATGCTGCATCAACGCCCCCGCCTTCGATCGCTCCTGACCGCCACAACCCTATCGACCTGCCTCATCATCGCCCCTCAAGCCGATGCGCAATCGGGAACGCGAGCCCCCCGGCCAACTCCCCCCGCAGCGAGTGGTGGCAGCCAAAGCCGCGCAGCTCAACCGCCAGCGGGAGGCAGCCAGAGTCGGATGGCACAGGCAAAGATCGCGATGGATGGCTATTGCCCGGTTTGCGTGATCGACATGAAGAAGTGGGTTCGTGGAACGACGCAGTTCCAGGCGAACTACGACGGGAAGACCTATCTGTTCCCTGGCGAAGAGCAGAAGCAGGTTTTCCTAGCCGACCCCGCGAAGTACGTCCCCGCACTGGGCGGCGACTGCACCGTTTGCTCGGTCAACATGTCACAGCGGATGCCTGGCACGGTCCAGCACTCGGCCCTCTACGGCGGCCGTTTGTTCCTGTTTCCTGGCGAGGAGCAAAAAGCAGCCTTCCGAGCCGACCCGAAAAAATACGCCAACATCGATCTTGCGATGAACGGCCTCTGTTCGGTTTGCCGCGTCGAGATGCAGCAGGATGTACCAGGAAAGCCGGAAATCGCGACTGTCCACCAAGGCCTGCGGTACCTCTTCCCGAGCGACGACCAACGGAAAATGTTCCTCGCCAATCCAGCCAAATACGCCGTTCCTAACAATGCACCGCTGAATTAG